A stretch of the Aspergillus puulaauensis MK2 DNA, chromosome 6, nearly complete sequence genome encodes the following:
- a CDS encoding neutral/alkaline ceramidase (COG:T;~EggNog:ENOG410PJ6K;~InterPro:IPR031329,IPR038445,IPR006823,IPR031331;~PFAM:PF17048,PF04734;~go_function: GO:0017040 - N-acylsphingosine amidohydrolase activity [Evidence IEA];~go_process: GO:0046514 - ceramide catabolic process [Evidence IEA]) encodes MANNRLNIALVGTFIVAVILLQVLSVLHDSGKSPAFQVKTQWDDRSSGYVDDDGILLLGAGKADITGPVVEIGFGGYADLDQIGTGLRQRIYSRAFIVANPNNLEETWIYVILDTLTGDTGVRHSVLEKLAGLGNEYARYGDHNLALTGTHSHSGPGAWYNYLLPQIPNKGFDKQSFNAIVDGVLLSIKRAHEGLAPGRLTFGTTHIEDASTNRSPYSYEANPEEEKARYSSNVDKTLSLLRFDRESDNKTTAVLTFFPVHGTSLYGNNTLVTGDNKGVAAWLFERSVRDNSKFADNFVAGFSQSSVGDTSPNILGAWCEDGSGEECRYTDSTCGGKTDKCHGRGPFFRENDHGAKSCFEIGLRQYTAAKDLHAQMSTTATPIRKSSQVSSFHLFKNLDGYNFKSPFNSSTLSTCSAALGFPFAAGTTDWPGYFDFTQNSTTPAERNPLWYIARGFLHQPTPEQQKCQHPKEVLLDVGDLTLPYAWSPNVVDIQLLRVGQLMFAISTSEVTTMAARRWKDAIARSASEKLSITDPLVVLGSPANSYAHYVTTEEEYGRQRYEGGSTLYGPNTLAAYVNLTLTYLPYLDESAQAEGRYPEPSGIEPPINTDKSLSFIPSVVFDGHPIDKSYGDVITSAGNAKYKPGNKVSATFVGANPRNNLRSESTFAAVERQTDSGNWETVRNDGDWNLLYHWKRTNTVLGYSEVTLEWEIEDDYYSSGSPRPVQAGVYRFHYYGDSKGLNGKIEAFEGIDQPFNVVI; translated from the exons ATGGCGAATAACAGGCTCAACATCGCTCTTGTCGGGACGTTTATCGTTGCTGTTATATTGCTGCAAGTCCTCTCAGTGCTTCACGACTCAGGAAAATCTCCAGCATTTCAAGTGAAGACACAATGGGACGATCGGTCGTCAGGTTacgttgacgatgatggcattCTCCTCTTAGGGGCTGGTAAAGCCGATATAACTGG GCCTGTTGTGGAGATAGGGTTTGGTGGCTATGCCGACCTCGATCAAATTGGTACAGGTCTTCGTCAGAGAATCTATTCGCGAGCATTTATCGTGGCAAACCCTAATAATCTCGAGGAGACTTGGATATATGTAATCCTTGATACCCTAACGGGGGATACTGGAGTACGACACAGTGTCCTCGAAAAACTTGCCGGCTTGGGCAATGAATATGCGCGATATGGCGACCACAATCTTGCCCTCACAGGCACACATTCTCATTCAGGCCCAGGCGCGTGGTATAATTATCTCCTCCCTCAAATCCCCAACAAAGGCTTTGATAAACAGAGCTTCAACGCAATTGTGGACGGCGTATTACTGTCCATTAAGAGAGCTCATGAGGGACTTGCTCCTGGTCGCCTTACTTTCGGCACAACACACATTGAGGACGCAAGTACCAACAGAAGCCCATATTCTTATGAGGCCAATcccgaggaagaaaaggcaCGATACTCTTCCAATGTTGATAAAACATTAAGCCTCTTGAGATTTGACAGGGAGAGTGACAACAAAACAACTGCTGTCTTAACATTCTTTCCGGTACATGGCACATCACTTTACGGCAACAACACTCTCGTCACCGGAGACAACAAAGGTGTTGCTGCCTGGCTATTTGAAAGAAGTGTCCGCGATAATTCGAAATTTGCGGATAATTTTGTGGCTGGTTTCTCTCAGTCTAGCGTCGGTGACACTTCTCCCAATATTCTCGGGGCATGGTGTGAAGATGGATCTGGTGAAGAATGTCGCTACACAGACAGTACATGTGGTGGAAAAACCGACAAATGCCACGGGCGTGGCCCATTTTTCCGCGAGAACGACCATGGTGCAAAGAGCTGCTTTGAGATTGGATTGAGGCAATATACTGCTGCCAAAGACCTGCATGCCCAAATGAGCACCACCGCCACTCCAATCCGCAAAAGCTCTCAAGTCAGTTCATTCCACCTCTTCAAGAATTTGGATGGCTATAATTTCAAGTCGCCATTCAATTCCAGCACCCTAAGCACTTGCTCAGCAGCTCTCGGGTTTCCGTTTGCCGCTGGTACTACTGACTGGCCTGGTTATTTCGACTTCACTCAGAATAGTACCACGCCTGCAGAACGTAACCCCCTGTGGTATATTGCTCGAGGATTTCTTCATCAGCCGACGCCCGAGCAGCAGAAATGCCAACATCCGAAAGAGGTCCTGCTAGATGTTGGAGACCTCACCTTACCCTACGCCTGGTCTCCCAACGTAGTGGATATTCAGCTCCTTCGTGTAGGGCAGCTGATGTTTGCGATTTCCACCAGCGAAGTTACGACCATGGCAGCACGACGCTGGAAAGACGCGATTGCAAGGTCCGCAAGTGAAAAGCTCTCAATTACTGATCCCCTAGTGGTTTTGGGCTCCCCGGCGAACAGTTATGCGCACTATGTGACCACTGAGGAGGAGTATGGTAGGCAACGCTATGAAGGGGGCTCAACGCTCTATGGGCCAAATACACTAGCCGCCTATGTCAATTTAACGCTGACTTATCTCCCTTATCTGGACGAATCCGCCCAGGCAGAGGGTCGATATCCTGAGCCGTCCGGAATCGAGCCACCAATCAACACTGACAAATCTCTGAGTTTCATCCCCTCCGTTGTGTTCGATGGCCATCCGATCGATAAATCGTATGGGGACGTTATTACGTCTGCTGGAAATGCCAAATATAAACCAGGCAATAAAGTGAGCGCCACTTTTGTCGGCGCTAACCCGAGGAACAACCTCCGATCAGAGTCTACTTTTGCGGCGGTCGAGCGACAAACGGACAGTGGGAACTGGGAGACGGTGCGCAATGACGGCGATTGGAACCTTTTGTATCactggaagaggacgaaTACCGTCCTAGGATACAGTGAGGTCACCCTGGAGTGGGAAATAGAGGACGACTACTACTCTTCCGGGAGTCCTCGTCCAGTGCAGGCCGGGGTCTATCGGTTCCACTATTACGGAGATTCTAAGGGCCTCAATGGGAAAATCGAGGCTTTTGAGGGGATTGACCAGCCCTTTAATGTTGTTATTTGA
- a CDS encoding pre-mRNA-splicing factor SPF27 family protein (COG:A;~EggNog:ENOG410PQ7D;~InterPro:IPR008409;~PFAM:PF05700;~go_process: GO:0006397 - mRNA processing [Evidence IEA]) encodes MPLINESHDSLPYIDAAPSAPARANAERLIAAELSSDYQSSTHPSIPEFAEPKFTTCIQQEIERLAAGQPLTGGVDLSRYEAPEPPTRSADSAPDLDEWRQTLRKAYTASSHLSSRHENLTLLEESGKNAWLIGNSQLEDILRVLEKELAESKEAAESVNKQRKIAQEASQGELTGLEESWRRGVGAVLDVELAAEDLRMKILEQRRQYAQQHAR; translated from the exons ATGCCTTTGATCAATGAATCCCACGACTCCCTCCCGT ATATCGATGCGGCACCATCTGCTCCCGCCCGGGCCAATGCAGAGAGATTGATCGCGGCAGAACTTTCGTCAGATTATCAGTCTTCAACACATCCGTCGATTCCCGAATTCGCCGAACCCAAATTCACGACCTGTATCCAGCAGGAAATCGAGCGCCTGGCGGCTGGTCAGCCTCTTACTGGCGGAGTTGACCTTTCACGCTACGAGGCGCCCGAGCCACCAACTCGCTCCGCTGATTCCGCACCAGATCTCGATGAATGGCGTCAAACGTTGCGGAAAGCATACACAGCTAGTTCGCACTTGTCTTCACGGCATGAgaacctcaccctcctcgaaGAAAGCGGCAAGAATGCATGGTTGATCGGAAATTCCCAATTGGAGGACATACTCAGAGTACTTGAGAAGGAATTGGCGGAGTCCAaggaggcggcggagagTGTCAACAAACAACGGAAGATCGCACAGGAGGCGAGCCAAGGAGAGCTTACCGGGCTGGAGGAGTCATGGCGACGTGGTGTTGGCGCTGTCCTCGACGTTGAACTCGCCGCCGAGGATTTGCGAATGAAGATTCTTGAACAGAGACGACAATACGCACAGCAGCATGCCCGGTAG
- a CDS encoding putative 3-beta hydroxysteroid dehydrogenase/isomerase family protein (COG:M;~EggNog:ENOG410PKKT;~InterPro:IPR036291,IPR002225;~PFAM:PF01073,PF01370;~go_function: GO:0003854 - 3-beta-hydroxy-delta5-steroid dehydrogenase activity [Evidence IEA];~go_function: GO:0016616 - oxidoreductase activity, acting on the CH-OH group of donors, NAD or NADP as acceptor [Evidence IEA];~go_process: GO:0006694 - steroid biosynthetic process [Evidence IEA];~go_process: GO:0055114 - oxidation-reduction process [Evidence IEA]): MLAAILLCIAVFGSLYIYHVNSSMSGIPEEARKLSPRRLNVDEIMAAYQKAVDNPVDVTKSLPPKQGRRYIVVGGSGLVGNWIISHLLTRGENPAAIRTLDLASPRRELLDLGVTFVKTNIVDENAVYDAFSQPWSDSVVDLPLTVFHNAAMIRPEDRHKAFLSICRKVNVGGAINVLNAAKKAGASCFISTSSGSVCMRCPNFWTAPWKNTPKHFVQVLSDATEPPKDHYEFFGTYAVSKREAEIIVREADDIKANFRTGCIRPANGIYGVGSETCATLIGIYLKMGGGPTWLPQIIQNFVNAENVSIAHLLYEQRLIEHTKSPLDLPNIGGDAFIVTDPNPAISFGDLYLLLTTLVATPIRFPYVPPAPMLILSHFVEWYVLLRHFYLPWLPEIKRDLGQLQPSVFSISNVHLIIDDSRARKSPEQGGLGYDPPITSLDGVCKELLHWNRLAARKGAAAIMGKVKPY, encoded by the exons ATGCTAGCTGCTATTCTCTTGTGCATCGCCGTGTTCGGCTCACTCTACATCTACCATGTGAACTCTTCAATGAGCGGGATCCCTGAAGAGGCCCGCAAGTTATCCCCTCGTCGATTGAACGTCGATGAGATCATGGCCGCATATCAAAAGGCAGTCGACAACCCCGTTGATGTTACGAAAAGCTTGCCCCCGAAACAGGGTCGGCGCTAcattgttgttggaggatcCG GACTTGTTGGTAACTGGATTATATCACATCTCTTGACTCGTGGAGAAAATCCAGCAGCTATTCGAACTTTAGATCTTGCATCACCTCGTCGTGAACTTCTTGACCTAGGTGTTACCTTCGTCAAGACAAATATCGTTGATGAGAATGCTGTATATGACGCATTCTCACAACCATGGTCCGACTCTGTCGTGGATCTGCCATTGACAGTGTTCCACAACGCTGCTATGATTCGACCAGAAGACCGCCACAAGGCCTTCCTTTCTATCTGCCGTAAAGTGAACGTCGGCGGGGCCATTAATGTGCTAAATGCCGCCAAAAAGGCGGGCGCGAGCTGCTTCATCTCGACATCTTCCGGCTCCGTCTGCATGCGCTGCCCTAATTTCTGGACTGCGCCCTGGAAAAATACACCGAAGCACTTTGTACAGGTCCTTAGTGATGCAACTGAGCCCCCAAAGGACCACTATGAGTTTTTTGGAACTTATGCGGTATCAAAGCGAGAGGCAGAGATCATCGTACGGGAGGCCGATGACATCAAAGCTAACTTCCGTACGGGTTGTATCCGACCTGCAAATGGAATCTATGGCGTTGGCAGCGAGACCTGTGCCACCCTCATTGGGATATACCTGAAAATGGGCGGCGGTCCAAC TTGGCTTCCCCAGATAATTCAAAACTTCGTCAACGCGGAAAACGTATCCATCGCGCATCTGCTTTACGAGCAACGGCTCATCGAACACACCAAAAGCCCACTCGATCTACCAAACATCGGCGGAGACGCCTTCATCGTAACGGATCCAAATCCAGCCATCTCGTTCGGCGATCTCTACCTTCTTCTAACGACCCTCGTCGCAACACCCATTCGATTCCCATACGTTCCCCCGGCCCCGATGCTCATCCTGTCCCATTTCGTTGAGTGGTACGTCCTGCTACGGCACTTCTACCTCCCTTGGCTTCCGGAAATCAAGCGCGACCTGGGCCAGCTGCAGCCCTCTGTCTTTTCTATATCTAATGTGCACCTCATTATTGACGATTCTCGCGCGCGTAAATCCCCTGAGCagggtgggttgggataCGACCCGCCGATAACTTCGCTGGATGGCGTGTGTAAGGAATTGTTGCATTGGAATCGTCTTGCTGCTCGGAAGGGTGCTGCTGCAATTATGGGGAAAGTGAAGCCGTATTGA